Sequence from the Zeugodacus cucurbitae isolate PBARC_wt_2022May chromosome 2, idZeuCucr1.2, whole genome shotgun sequence genome:
aacaacaaaaaaacttgtaaaaaatgctatcaaaacactaacaacaacaaaacctacCACCAATATAACTGCCAACATAATTGAAGTGGAGACAACAAACTGGCAAAGCAAACCATGCAGCTAGTCaatgtacaacaataacaacaatgtaaaCAAGAACTAAGCAATTGAATGTTTTTTAGCGGCATTTTGATGCGCAAAAATTGTTAGCGAACACAAGAATGGCGGCGGCGGGTGGTCGTTGGCGGTTGCTGTCCATCAAGCATTGTGGTGTGCGCAGTTTGGGCAGGTGCAAGTGGCTGAGTGGGTTTATTAAAGCGGAAGCGGTGTGAATTAATAAAGAGAgacaattttttgagaaaaaagtgaagagcttttgtaacaaatgcaaataaaggtaataaaatgcgcTAAAATATGACGGTTATTAAGTGGGGGAAAAGGGCTttaatatgcataaatgttGTTGACCgagaatagttgttgttaatAGTAAAAATGTAGTTACATATGTAGAGTATGGAaactcattttttaatttaggtTTGTACCGAGACTTTATATTTTTCATCCCTCAATAGCTCCGAAAGAGTATGTTTTTGACTGTAATCTGTTCCCGAAAGtttaaaaaaccgaaaaaaatccAACTTCTTCGGAGTAAATAATGGACTTTATCGCAAAACACCGGAAATCTTCATTGTCCGAAAATTTATCATTCTCAAGTTGCTTTTTTTACCATAAGTATCCGCTGTACCCAatattttcttatgaaaattAGTAACAGATTTCGGAAAAACATTATATGAGCGCGAGAGAGAGACGAAAGGAATTGATGAAGATAGATAAAGATACAAATATATAGAAGAGAGATTGCGAGAAAGAGAGAGATGAAgaggtaaaaaatgtaaaatcgaTTCTGAAGAAGAGGGATTAACTAACAACCCTTCACACTAAAAACTATAGTTAACTGCTTTTCGCGGAAAAAAACAAAACCGAAGGTCAAGCGATGGTTAATTACCATTAATCTGTTAAGCTCCCTACGCAGACTTTACCTTGAgtaatatttatctattttagGTTAAGGGATGATAATAATAGATTCCTGGATTTTATACCAGGAATGGTGTGATCTGGTTGAACTAAGCCGCCTACACAAGCCTAAGGGCTTTTAAAATGCTTactttttatgttattatacTTTTCAAGGAAGAATTATGGTTATATAGTTGTCACACATTGTAAAAGCgatcgaaaatataaatttcataattttttagaattaaaattttcacgtAAGAAAACAAGTTTTAATTGAAGTTCGTAAAACTCATAATAAATAAACCGCCAGAGGTGTGAATTTATGAATCATAATAAATCTGATTTTTTCCCTATCGAAGCGgtttgaattcaattaaaaatgaatgaaaaaacacagaaaaattaTTGTGCCCGaccttgcaacaacaataacaaataatatagcCACACATGAGTCGGcggaaaattacgaaaaaaattcCACATGCAATTACTTGTAAAATCAGCAAAAATCAGGCAGTAAATGAGTGTAAAtattatacagacatacacttacaaaaggaattataaaaaaaacccaAACTagttgagaaaaaaattgctGCGAAAATAACAAAACCGCTTGACCTTTGTAGGTGCTTTGTGCGAGTTCGTCGAATGCTGACGGCGTAAGAGCAACCGTTGCGTGAAAACAGGTTTACGCAACAGCTGACGTCGcggcccacacacacacaactgccTACTCGTACATACTGTACTTTGGATGGTCAAGAGCACAGCACCGCCAGCGATTTATGTAGCTGCTGATGACTaacaaatcgatttttgaaGCACAGcggagagcaaaaaaaaaattaagaaacaataattgcaaaaaacaataacaaaagtaaaaaaaattgcaaagcaaAGCATTTTAACCAATCTGCCACTAAGCGGCTAATGGGACTCTGCGGCAACAGCTGTTGTTGGGCGTCTGTTAAGTTTAAGGCGGCCTTTTCAATGCAATTAGATGACCGCACAAGTGCGCATAGCTTGCAAactctgcttttgttgttgtttctgtgcTTTGTTCTGTACTGTTTTGCTCTGTCATTTTGTGATTTTCCTAGAGAAAAGTACAGTTTTTTCCAGAGAATCCATATGGAGTTCTACTCTATGTCTACtcgatttaattaatattcctgATCCGGCTTTCACTTTTATATGCTCCATATCTCTAAAGATATTCTACTCTACTTTAagttttgcttttacttttctAAGCTTTAAGTCCCTGAAGATATTATATTTCGCTTTTAATTTCTTGCgtcattaaatataattatcatTCCAAAAGACCTTTATCACCTATATATATCCACCTTAGATGTAGCACTGATCCTGCTGAGATTGATAGTAGTGGTAAAAAACTTATGTTCCCTAAGTCTTgatttcacatatgtatgtattttatttcgttAATGTAATTGAAACATATCAATACAATACATGAAATCCGGGATCTCTCGTAGAGTTGACTTATTGTTGATCGAATCCGAATTTCTCCaaacatttatgaatttttacgaACTCTGAAGTATACGATGACATAATTTCCGTTAGTTGTCCGGCTCAGCTTGTTATACCCAACCAACTGCATATAGAAATCCTCAAACAATTCCTATGCATTTGCTATCACGAACTCTAACACTATCTACTACttgattaaaaacaattaacgtactattttcaaattataattatctttttattagatttatttatttatcatttagtTAGCCATGAAGTCAGTCTACAAAATATTACTAGTTTATGTTCAATCTCGTGTTtcaaatttcgttaaaaaactgtttagttatgcaatttatagttatatataatttattatgtaaCAGTCCAGAAGGTATAGTATTAACCGTTATACCTCAGTGGACCGATATTACCCTTCCAGCGTTCATTTACGCCATCGTGTTTAACGCTGAAAGTGTCGACTGCTCAGATGGCTAACTCTTGTTGCTGTGCCGTACTAATCACTGTCATCACTTGATGATTCACTATCTGATTCACTCGAGCTTTCCGAACTAGAGTCATCCGAACTAGAGTCGGATGAATCGTCCGATTCTGAAGAACTCAAGTCATTCTCCTGTTCATTTGGATGAACGTTTATTTGCACACATCCTTGCTGTGCTTGCTGTGGGGGGAGTTGTGCTTGTTGTGGGGCGAGTTGTGCGCCTGAAGTAGGCGCAAGTGTTCTGAATGAGTTCTtaacaacatttttatattgtGCCTGGCCTGGATGATCATTTATTTGATCACTTTTCTGCGGGGGTAGTTGTGGGGCGAGTTGTGCCCCTGAAGTTGGTTTCTTGCGTATCTCCTGATTTTTAGTATTCTTCATTTTACGTTGCTGTATATCTTGTGCCGTTATTTGTGGAGGCTGACTAACTTCTATTTCGTCTTTCCTGTCGGTCTCCATTGGTAAGACGTGGCTGTTGTTTGGATGGAGAGGTGTGGTCTGCATATGGGTGTTGGCATTCAGAGTGTAAGAGGTTACCTCTTTTACTTCAGGAATTGGCGCTATTggtacattttgttgttgctgttggcgctGTTGATGTTTGAGTACTGCCGCTTCTATTGCAGCCGCTTCAGCCTTGGATGTCAACATCTTATCGTAGTCGTTCACCATCTGTGTGATGTGCGCCAGTTTGGCTTGAAGGTAATCAAATCGTTGCTTGCGTTGTAACTCTTCAGCACTATTTACCCGCTCGTATTCCTCCATAATCAGTTGTTGAATATGTTCGTAGCTAGGACTGTCCGGTGGTATTTCTTGTAATTGACGTGTTAGCATTTGAAAGTTGCGGCGCACAATTTCGACGCGTTCCAACAGCTGGCTGTACTCGTCGAAGTCTCGTTCAAATTCAGCCTTATACAGCCGTCGCTGTTCGACACATGTGACCGGGATATACGAGCTGAAATCGAAGCCTTGTGGCTCAGCGGTATCTGCGTCAGTGTTGTCAGAATGATCAGCTGTTTCTTGAGAAGAGATCTGCAGCTGAGGATAGTGCTGTGGCTGCGCATGTTGAGCACTCTGTTCTATATATTTGTTACTCTCACGGCTATGACTTGTTGCGGCATGCTGCTCAGCTGCTTCTTGAACTGCGACTTGCTGCTGATGCTGCAGATTTGAGTCCACATATTGAGAGCTCTGTTTTTCTAAGTGTTTAGGAGCCTCTAGATTGTGATTTATAGTTGTCGGCACAATCTTCTCTGGTTTTGATGTCCGCTTTCTGGAGATCACTGGTACATCAATCTTGTTTTTGTTACTATTAAGTTCTTCCTTATCTTTCTTGGACTTGCTTTTCCGCGTTGTTTCCTTGCTTGTACTGGGTGTATTTTGACTTTGTTTCTCACATTCTTTTGGTATATCTTTTTTGGTATCAATACTTGGTTTCACAGATTTTTTGTGTTTGTCTTTTTTGGGATCAGTACTTTGCTTCTCACATTCTTTTGGTATATCTTTTTTGGTATCAATACTTGGTTTCACAGATTTTTTGTGTTTGTCTTTTTTGGGATCAGTACTTTGTTTCTCACATTCTCTTGGTGTATCTTTTTTGGTTTCCATACTTTGCTTCTCAGATTTTTTGTGTTTAGCCTTTTTGTGATCGGTACTTTGTTTCTCACATTCTTTCTGTTTATCTTTTTTGGCATCGGTACTCACTGTTTTACTCTCGCTACTGTTCCTTGACTTGCGACCGCTGCTTTTCTTGCTGTTGCTGCTCTTTTGATCATTTGCACGCTCAGCTGGCTGCTGGTCCGAAATAGGAGCTTCAAATTTCCGTTTGCGTTGTGTGGGTTGATTGCTCGTATTACCACCTTTGGTTTGCATTGCAACAGAATGCGCGGAGATCTCTACATTGCCTTTTTCTACAGCAAGCGCATTTCTGTGATGTACCAAATTATTTACACTGGACGGATTCATATGATTTCCCACACGTTCTTTAGCCGTTATATGACTTATGCGCTGCTTTTTAGACGGAACCGGATCGTAAGACCCTTCACTGAGTCGTTTCAAACTATTGCCTCCATTTGAGTCGCTATCCGTGGCCACTTGTGGTGGACTGGGCGAGTTTAGCAATGGTGGACTCTGTCCCGATGTTAAGCTCGCTGCATCTGAGCTTATTGGCGGAGTCAAATTCTGAGGTTTATTTCTTTTCAGCTGTTGGCGCTCCTGTTCACTATAAAAAGGCCAATCTTCCTTGACATCATTCCATATGTGACGTCGTAAACTGTATGCGTTGTCACGTAAGAGCGCTGTATCTCGCAACACGGTGCTAATAACTGAGCGCTCACTATCGCGTAAGCCTTCGTTTTGTAGACGGGAATAAAGCTCGAGCTTTTTATACGGCCTCACAGCCAACATTTGTATGACACGTTCGTGTATTTTACAACGAGTTATATTGGTTTGCTTATTACCCTTAGCACTCGATGCTTTACCGCCTTTAGAGGCACCAGGTGGCCGTCCACGTGTGGGTTTTGCCTTGGCCGCAGTAGAGTGACTGGATACACCGTGCTTCACCTCATTGGCACTTTCATTAACCACTGTAGAAGGCGCTGGTGATTTGTATTGTCCGGCGGACGCCCGATTATTAGAAATAACATTCCCATTCGTCATTGTGGGAGATGGTTGTGAGGCGGGTGTTAATGATGGTAGTGAGTTTGAGACAGCGCTGGAATTACCACGACCATGAGATGATTTACCATTACTATTCGATCGATTATTTGTACCGGATCCACTTGGAGTTGTAGAGTTTGTAACATGTAATTGAGAAGACGAAGCATTGCTATATCTATTGTGATGCATTCCTGCATATGTTGACTTGTTCAGCGATCGTCCAATACCGGTTTTACTACTTTTAACGTCGCCTCCTGGCAATTTAGCACGCATCCTAGCATGAACCTCGTTGTGTTTCATATGCTGACTGGCTAAAGTCGCTACCGGCTTCTTCACTTTGCGACCAATCTCAtctttatttggttttattacTTTTGTGCCTTTACTGCGTTGCGTCTCTCCGACCATTGCCATCTTGGTGCGTGTTTCTGTATAAACATCATCATTGGCATGTATACGCATCCGGTGTGGGATGGGACCGAGTACATCCAGACCCTCGACCGTTTGTTGCACACATTCAAGCTCTCCTTCAACGGCATCCACCGAGAACTTGAAGTTATAGCCTTCTTCATTGGCCAATGTGGGTATGTGGATTACACCAGAATTACCGTTCATTTGCATTTGCGCACGCTCTCCGTTCGTAAAACTATTTGTGTTCGCGTAGTGGTGAAACTCCTCGATAGCGCGATATGCTGAATCGGTTAATTTCACAAGAAAAATCTCCTTCGAATCGTCCCGATAATCATTTTGCGCCATCTCGTATTCGCCGGGCGTTAGCATTGTTGGACAGTTCGCCATGTTCTCGGACAGTCAATTTCACGTCTGACTACGACGAACAGCTCTGTGGCTCTACAATGCTTCTCAGCCTCTGACTTCCTTTTATATACGTTGGacgatgttattgttgttgatgaaTCTACCTGTTTCGATCGCATAAGGACGAAGTTTGCTCAACGAAGTGTTAggatttgtttataattaattaccTGATCTAGTTTTCTTTTATCTTCATAGACATGAGTAAAAGAGAAGAATGTATAAAGTTTTTTATGATGCGTTGTTGTCTTTGTCTGTGTTGTTGTAAAGATGatgtttttaaatagttttcattGGCTGTGCTCAATGATAGCTGAGAAGAATAAAGACAAATGCAAGGGGAATTTCGCACACTACTCTGAGTCttaaaaaaatccttcaatATTATactcataaatttattaaagattTCCGTTCCCGCCAATATTTGTCTCCACTTCTTCTATTTCCTCATCTGTTTCAGTCCTTTCAGTCAGCATCGTACTTAAGATCAAGAACTTCTCTACTAATTTAAAATCGCTTAGCATATAAAAGTGTCGATCAgataatttatcaatttttgtaCACCTATTTCTGCCCAGTTAGAATCATCGCTAAAATTGTAAGTATAGTATCTGTGGGGGTGATgaaaaagttttcgaaaataaattagcAACAATAACCGTTATGGGGGTTTAAACATTTGCAACTCTTAAAAAAAGGAATTCCACAAGAAAGGTTAACTTCGGAGGCCGATGTTAAGCTAACCGAATCGTTTACGTAAACGATCATGCAATGTTATTTTGGAAAATCcacaaataaagaaattacCTGACATTGTTTATGATGTAACCAAGGTTATGCCTTTACAGTGAAAACATAATTGTTTTGCtatacttgttttgttttttctgaAACATATTCTGGGTGCATTAACGGTAAACtcttaattgttttgtttttttatacccCTTTGTATGCAGAGTATGTGCATAacaacattttgtaaaaacatattttttaaataagatttGTTGGCTGTTGTTATTTTGTGGATAGGTTTGTCTAGAATGTTTAGAGAAATATGTTGTTATTTAATTAGCCAAAGGATACATAATAGAAACAAGAAACAAATACTTTTTGTGCTTCTTTAAAAGCATAAAAtgcaaaacagaaaacaaagtCTTTATTTTTGAGCAGGGGTTTTTAACGCAAAAAGTATTGTCATACATTGTTTATCAGTTTGCatcattttcaaaaacaaataacaaattactATATACAGTTATGTGCAAAGGTGTTTTCTACAAAGTGTATATGGAAGTATTATTATGGAAGCAGTTTCCTCTATTTTAATTTCTGGTTAACATTCCTTCCTCTAAAAATTAATGACTTTATAGGGCGGGAAAATTCGATGAAGTTTGACtattattgccaattcaaaaattcgagttatggagaactttgagttaGGAAAGTATGAGTTTTGGAAGGAAATTCGTATGGAATTggatttttaaaactattgtcgattcaaaagttcgagttgtggagatctacgagttatagaagttcaagttatggaagtttcactgtagGACAATTCCCTAtaaacttatatattatatagtcaGAACCTCTAATTTgttagtccaaaaattaaatggGAGATCACAAGATCCTATCCTATTTCATAAATTAGTCGAATAATATGTCAGATAGAAATATAAGTTGGTTCTATACACgtctaatataatatattaagtaaaCTTCTTTTTCTAtctagtaaataaaaatataaccgaaatggaaaagctaagttcggttgcaaccgaaaccgaaattccctctgaattacattaagatatctgagagatttactgatattttcggtgaaaaattaccttaagGCAGTGGGTTCTTAATGTTCgatatatcaaaaattgttaaCAAGCGATGTCACAGGCTaattacagtatttgtgtacagttttatttcgctgtcttcattggttcctaatatattatataagtggatgaatcagatggaattcaaaatttagttatgtgGGAAGTATTTCGTCCATTATCAgggtgttaaaaatattatacatcgaatttcattgaaataggttCGAAGAACTTCGAAGAACTAGATCGCAGTTTCGGAGAACTCGGTGGACAGATTTTAAAAGTATCGGTAGAACATCCCGATTACGTGCAGATTAAGCAGCGTATAGTGGAAAAATATGATCGAATTAACAGTGAGGAAGAAATTAGACGCAAGCAGCGGTTTGACTATTTGCACGCTAAATTGGCACATATTAAGCAACTAGTAACGATCTATGATAATAAACGTGCTGAGGAAGCAGCATTGGCTGCTGAAATGGCGAAAGCTAGGCAATATCAGTTGACACAACAGCCGATACCGAAACCGGTTGAAATTCCGAACACAAAAGCTGAATACGCCGATTTTCTAGGCACAGATCTGGCGTTGTCGGAAAGCGATACTGATGAAGAATGATTTTACATTAGATTAAGATTTCTCTAGGTTTAAGCTTGCatgcaaataaaaagtaatattttataataataagacATTATCTTTCAATGAAATCGAGTGAAAACCttccatatttatattattcttaaTTAGACCTTAGATGGTCTTCAACAATTATTCGTATTCTGCATGCAATATCTACTTAGACTCAAAtcttcacaaaaaataattacatatctGTAATTTGCTCAAAGACTAAAACTCAGGCCATTTCTACTTGCAACATTACGGCAATTTTAAGAGtttggaatatatttattaacactagatttacggacctggattttacaactttttgtttACCGAAACCCGTCTTTATGACGGTTATATTTAAATGCGAATTTGTTgtaaagtatttataaaaaatatatagatttctaTTCagtattttcttcaataaattttttttattgccggTAAACAAATGAGTAAATTACAAAGTTGGTTCCATCTTGGCTCCGATGTCGATATTGATTAGCTTCTTC
This genomic interval carries:
- the LOC105219621 gene encoding RNA polymerase II elongation factor Ell-like, whose protein sequence is SENMANCPTMLTPGEYEMAQNDYRDDSKEIFLVKLTDSAYRAIEEFHHYANTNSFTNGERAQMQMNGNSGVIHIPTLANEEGYNFKFSVDAVEGELECVQQTVEGLDVLGPIPHRMRIHANDDVYTETRTKMAMVGETQRSKGTKVIKPNKDEIGRKVKKPVATLASQHMKHNEVHARMRAKLPGGDVKSSKTGIGRSLNKSTYAGMHHNRYSNASSSQLHVTNSTTPSGSGTNNRSNSNGKSSHGRGNSSAVSNSLPSLTPASQPSPTMTNGNVISNNRASAGQYKSPAPSTVVNESANEVKHGVSSHSTAAKAKPTRGRPPGASKGGKASSAKGNKQTNITRCKIHERVIQMLAVRPYKKLELYSRLQNEGLRDSERSVISTVLRDTALLRDNAYSLRRHIWNDVKEDWPFYSEQERQQLKRNKPQNLTPPISSDAASLTSGQSPPLLNSPSPPQVATDSDSNGGNSLKRLSEGSYDPVPSKKQRISHITAKERVGNHMNPSSVNNLVHHRNALAVEKGNVEISAHSVAMQTKGGNTSNQPTQRKRKFEAPISDQQPAERANDQKSSNSKKSSGRKSRNSSESKTVSTDAKKDKQKECEKQSTDHKKAKHKKSEKQSMETKKDTPRECEKQSTDPKKDKHKKSVKPSIDTKKDIPKECEKQSTDPKKDKHKKSVKPSIDTKKDIPKECEKQSQNTPSTSKETTRKSKSKKDKEELNSNKNKIDVPVISRKRTSKPEKIVPTTINHNLEAPKHLEKQSSQYVDSNLQHQQQVAVQEAAEQHAATSHSRESNKYIEQSAQHAQPQHYPQLQISSQETADHSDNTDADTAEPQGFDFSSYIPVTCVEQRRLYKAEFERDFDEYSQLLERVEIVRRNFQMLTRQLQEIPPDSPSYEHIQQLIMEEYERVNSAEELQRKQRFDYLQAKLAHITQMVNDYDKMLTSKAEAAAIEAAVLKHQQRQQQQQNVPIAPIPEVKEVTSYTLNANTHMQTTPLHPNNSHVLPMETDRKDEIEVSQPPQITAQDIQQRKMKNTKNQEIRKKPTSGAQLAPQLPPQKSDQINDHPGQAQYKNVVKNSFRTLAPTSGAQLAPQQAQLPPQQAQQGCVQINVHPNEQENDLSSSESDDSSDSSSDDSSSESSSESDSESSSDDSD